A window of the Diabrotica undecimpunctata isolate CICGRU chromosome 1, icDiaUnde3, whole genome shotgun sequence genome harbors these coding sequences:
- the LOC140439627 gene encoding uncharacterized protein, which yields MRSYENISMTTTRYYFQNKERIKMWAHCYRRNSGINTNMAIESFNNLLKTNHLRRNAAVRIEKLLDTIEDLVDIKMWKRIIDMERPNANNYQDRIIAKAHKIAEMMKEKVEVKKNVKVYGQFQVKSFRDPNKLYKVSIRQLCENECKTLFCRVCKICIHRYQCDCAEYVVRNTMCKHVHLVRIYEERVGTNSVLDDAARCLGENSIIKSSHEEEINEFITKKLEQRNVIQENTIQQRLQDIQHLKNVMDSLIDLDDESYTQLKEKIMADVEEAKCKAKEKFQEATKDITKKRKMEKQQYFPSNKKRN from the exons ATGAGAAGTTACGAAAACATCTCAATGACCACCACCAG gtattaCTTTCAGAATAAAGAGAGGATCAAAATGTGGGCCCACTGTTATAGAAGAAATTCAGGAATCAACACCAATATGGCGATCGAATCATTCAACAACTTATTAAAAACGAACCATCTAAGAAGAAATGCAGCAGTGAGAATTGAAAAATTATTGGACACAATAGAAGATTTAGTAGATATCAAAAtgtggaagagaattatagacaTGGAAAGACCAAATGCCAACAACTATCAAGACAGGATTATAGCGAAAGCGCACAAAATagcagaaatgatgaaagaaaaAGTGGAAGTTAAGAAGAATGTGAAGGTGTACGGGCAATTTCAGGTAAAATCCTTTAGGGAtcctaataaattatataaagtaaGTATAAGACAACTGTGTGAAAATGAGTGTAAGACATTGTTTTGTAGAGTGtgtaaaatttgtattcatcGATACCAGTGTGATTGTGCTGAATATGTGGTGAGAAATACCATGTGTAAGCATGTGCACTTGGTAAGAATATATGAGGAGCGTGTGGGTACTAACTCTGTTTTAGATGATGCTGCAAGGTGTTTGGGAGAAAATTCAATTATCAAATCAAGTCATGAGGAGGAAATTAATGAATTTATCACAAAGAAGCTGGAACAGAGAAATGTGATCCAGGAAAACACCATCCAACAACGTCTTCAAGACATACAACACTTGAAAAATGTAATGGACAGCTTAATTGACTTAGATGATGAAAGTTATacacaattaaaagaaaaaattatggcAGATGTTGAAGAAGCAAAGTGTAAGGCGAAGGAAAAATTTCAGGAAGCCACTAAGGATATTACAAAAAagcgaaaaatggaaaagcagcAATATTTCCCttccaataaaaaaagaaactga
- the LOC140439640 gene encoding uncharacterized protein: MAAISYISVTGTDIVELGLSEDIIVEDLSPTTNIEVSLLDAEEDILETTATSYCKDDTSIVVPRVIQTQKQEPMEYVAQHVETSVQKKTIKDKSSNLQSAAESYMTGQKQTAEILNKLLDTAPKSEGDNQFREKQLYLKEFELNIRLLEAKNKAKELQLKEREIIIKEQELNLEGLDIENDSFNKHFTMQL, translated from the exons ATGGCAGCAATTTCTTACATATCAGTAACAGGAACAGATATAGTTGAATTAGGCCTAAGTGAGGATATAATAGTGGAGGATCTTAGCCCAACAACAAACATAGAAGTATCATTGTTAGATGCCGAAGAGGATATCTTGGAAACAACTGCTACCAGCTACTGTAAAGATGATACCAGCATTGTAGTACCACGAGTGATTCAAACACAAAAACAAGAACCAATGGAGTATGTGGCTCAACATGTGGAAACTTCTGTTCAAAAAAAGACCATTAAAG atAAGTCATCTAATTTACAAAGTGCAGCGGAATCCTATATGACTGGTCAAAAGCAGACTgctgaaattttaaataaactgttGGATACAGCACCTAAGTCTGAGGGTGACAATCAGTTTAGAGAGAAGCAGCTGTATTTAAAAGAATTTGAACTGAATATACGCTTACTAGAAgcgaaaaataaagcaaaagaaTTGCAGTTAAAGGAAAGAGAGATTATAATTAAGGAACAAGAATTAAATCTTGAAGGTCTAGATATAGAAAATGATTCTTTCAATAAGCATTTTACAATGCAATTATag